The Afipia massiliensis genome has a segment encoding these proteins:
- a CDS encoding helix-turn-helix domain-containing protein, producing the protein MTTLDESSSRLQFVEGHFDNIDAMAASPLAWDLEYEQIGRGRFQGHLSQLMLDRMQLGRVVWSPGVLQRGAAPPGTWMFGLPLVSEGSLHIRRRPVHPGELLAATSRDDVGFTSTGLADVMVVVLPTPLIDRWVQARRGSDTFDVDLPSPRWQVSVAEMTLRAGELHRLLQTLTAQPCDFGQRGLSAVESKIFDVILDMIPSAEVIEPLHSRARIAREVLQILKERLDDPPSITDLCVAVSARERTLHLSCVEAFGRPPASLLAELRLNAAHRALLHPSKTTSVTAVATHYGFTHFGRFAAAYRQRFGELPSTTFARARQ; encoded by the coding sequence ATGACGACGCTTGATGAATCATCGTCACGACTTCAGTTCGTCGAAGGCCACTTCGACAACATCGATGCCATGGCGGCGAGCCCACTGGCTTGGGATCTGGAATACGAGCAGATCGGACGCGGTCGCTTTCAGGGTCATCTAAGCCAGCTCATGCTGGATCGCATGCAATTGGGACGTGTCGTCTGGTCGCCCGGCGTGTTGCAGCGAGGAGCCGCCCCGCCCGGCACGTGGATGTTCGGCCTTCCGCTTGTTTCGGAAGGCTCCCTGCACATCAGGCGCCGACCCGTACATCCCGGCGAACTTCTGGCGGCGACATCGCGCGATGATGTCGGCTTCACCTCCACCGGATTGGCTGACGTCATGGTCGTGGTGCTGCCCACTCCGCTGATCGATCGATGGGTTCAGGCGCGGCGGGGGAGCGACACCTTTGACGTCGATCTTCCTTCGCCACGCTGGCAGGTGTCTGTTGCCGAGATGACCCTGCGTGCAGGTGAGTTGCACCGGTTGCTGCAAACGCTGACGGCGCAACCATGTGATTTTGGTCAACGCGGTCTTTCAGCGGTCGAATCGAAGATCTTCGACGTTATTCTCGACATGATCCCGTCGGCTGAAGTTATCGAACCGTTGCACAGCCGCGCGCGGATTGCGCGGGAGGTCCTCCAAATATTGAAGGAACGACTGGACGATCCACCCAGCATTACGGATCTGTGCGTCGCAGTCAGCGCCAGAGAGCGGACGCTTCACTTGAGCTGCGTCGAGGCTTTCGGCCGGCCACCGGCCTCCCTCCTCGCCGAGTTGCGGCTGAACGCAGCGCATCGCGCGCTGCTCCATCCCAGCAAAACGACCAGCGTCACCGCAGTGGCGACGCATTATGGCTTTACGCATTTCGGACGCTTCGCAGCGGCCTACCGCCAGCGGTTCGGAGAACTGCCATCCACTACGTTTGCCCGCGCGAGGCAATAG
- a CDS encoding helix-turn-helix domain-containing protein, whose protein sequence is MKPVHAPTLYSVRAAIAASLYHGDAAIQRTALQLGLSPRSLQRHLAGMGTSYSDMVAEVRLDTACHLLLQSNERISEIALRLGYAGASSFSRVFMRLTKIQPGIYRRLRTVQGNNRSRLRKEPDAGNQDKPSRLARNGKTPSLPSGNTVAIPRQGKK, encoded by the coding sequence ATGAAGCCTGTTCATGCACCTACCCTGTACTCAGTGCGTGCGGCGATTGCTGCCTCGCTGTATCATGGTGACGCAGCCATTCAACGTACAGCGCTCCAACTGGGGCTGAGCCCGCGCTCGTTGCAGCGCCATCTTGCCGGGATGGGCACCAGCTACAGTGACATGGTCGCGGAAGTGCGCCTCGATACGGCCTGCCACCTGCTGCTTCAATCCAACGAGCGCATATCGGAGATCGCCCTGCGCCTCGGCTATGCGGGAGCGAGCAGCTTCAGCCGTGTTTTCATGCGTTTGACAAAAATACAGCCTGGCATCTATCGGCGGCTGCGAACTGTTCAAGGAAATAACAGGTCCAGGCTCAGGAAAGAGCCGGATGCAGGAAATCAGGACAAGCCGTCACGATTGGCGCGAAATGGCAAGACGCCTTCCTTGCCAAGCGGGAATACCGTTGCAATTCCCCGACAGGGGAAAAAGTAG
- a CDS encoding HlyD family secretion protein, whose translation MFVILVSYLLLVWLVFSKFKLMRLTWSSGIVAGLAGIFILAVFMAMLNYLTPTGRVVIVSRVVEVTPNVSGEVVAIPVKPNVPVKAGAVLFEIDPTPFRYKVLQLEAALVAAQHQAEVLKANFDQASANVAGLEKQAAFHEKRLNDIATLTNTGAVTAFREQDTREQLDAANAQLQSAKAQQQSAKVSFDSSIGGVNTTVLQTRAQLDDAKWELEQTTVRAPSDGYASVVALAVGARALQARAAMSFIVESDTSIIGVFAQNGFRTIKPGARVELVLDSDPGRIYEARITEIPEGVGQGQIAVSGTLARVGSIGGTSAYPAVISIPANADRSTLRLGTSGTATVFAENAGPIGLIARIVLWIHSYTAYL comes from the coding sequence ATGTTCGTCATTCTCGTCAGCTACCTTCTCCTTGTCTGGCTGGTCTTTTCAAAATTCAAATTGATGCGCCTCACCTGGTCGTCCGGAATCGTCGCGGGCCTCGCAGGTATTTTCATTCTCGCCGTCTTCATGGCGATGCTGAATTATCTCACCCCAACCGGGCGCGTTGTAATCGTATCCCGCGTGGTGGAAGTGACGCCCAACGTCAGCGGCGAGGTGGTTGCGATCCCTGTTAAACCGAACGTGCCAGTAAAGGCGGGCGCGGTTTTGTTCGAAATTGACCCGACGCCGTTTCGATACAAGGTTCTTCAACTTGAAGCCGCATTGGTAGCTGCGCAGCATCAGGCTGAAGTGCTGAAGGCGAATTTCGATCAGGCCAGCGCGAATGTAGCGGGTCTCGAAAAGCAGGCTGCGTTTCACGAAAAGAGATTGAATGACATTGCCACCTTGACAAATACCGGAGCCGTCACGGCGTTTCGTGAACAGGATACGCGCGAGCAGCTCGATGCTGCGAATGCCCAGTTGCAGTCCGCAAAGGCGCAACAGCAGAGTGCGAAGGTCTCGTTCGACTCTTCCATCGGCGGTGTCAACACGACCGTGCTGCAGACTCGCGCGCAGCTCGATGATGCGAAATGGGAGCTTGAGCAGACGACTGTCAGGGCGCCGTCGGACGGCTACGCAAGTGTCGTGGCGCTCGCGGTTGGCGCCCGCGCTCTGCAGGCGCGTGCGGCGATGTCCTTTATCGTCGAGTCTGACACCTCCATTATCGGTGTGTTTGCACAGAACGGCTTTCGCACGATCAAGCCCGGCGCGCGGGTGGAGCTTGTTTTAGACAGTGACCCGGGACGCATCTATGAGGCCAGGATCACGGAGATTCCGGAAGGCGTAGGGCAGGGTCAGATCGCGGTATCAGGCACGCTTGCTCGTGTCGGTTCAATCGGCGGCACGAGTGCGTATCCCGCGGTGATTTCGATTCCAGCGAATGCGGACCGCTCAACCTTGCGTCTTGGTACATCGGGCACGGCGACGGTGTTCGCCGAGAACGCGGGACCCATCGGACTGATTGCCCGCATCGTGCTCTGGATCCACTCCTACACCGCCTACCTGTAA
- a CDS encoding DUF1254 domain-containing protein produces the protein MEIICKKLLAAAAISSALSLTCAYAQVPKPGENPTPGFNNKIPDKILTPDKIETRIGTLNFVDGVPTVETSQKVYDHLDFLRGVEVFLNFIPAASVEAIRLGNAELGAVKSNQGIIFDQLLDSSPLLLTGNTDTVYCLVTLDLKADGPTVVEVPPGTGPGTVDDAFFRFVVDMGAPGPDRGQGGKYLIVPSSYKGELPKDKKDGGDYFIAHSPSNVNLLVLRGFLVDGKPDAASKLFREGLKVYSLSKASNPPKMEFFNASKVPYNTVHANNFEFFQEVDHVIQNEPMELFDPELRGIAASIGIRKGQKFAPDARMKATLTESVAVANATARSIGFRNRDPRSAIYPNSQWKSGFVGSDYRWMDIDGVSGRNHDARTNFFYLATVNTPAMAAKIIGRGSQYAMTYVDAAGNPFDGAKTYKVNIPKNVPAQDFWSVVLYDPQTRSELQTSQPFPSKNNKRDKMAVNADGSVDLYFSPKAPAGKEANWIASVPGKSWFTIFRLYGPLEPWFDKTWRPGEIEEVK, from the coding sequence ATGGAAATCATCTGCAAGAAGCTGCTCGCCGCAGCCGCGATATCGAGCGCGCTGAGCCTCACCTGCGCATATGCGCAAGTCCCGAAGCCGGGCGAAAATCCCACGCCGGGATTCAACAACAAGATTCCCGACAAGATTCTTACGCCGGACAAGATTGAGACGCGGATCGGAACGCTCAATTTCGTCGATGGTGTGCCGACGGTCGAGACGTCACAGAAGGTGTACGATCATCTCGATTTTCTCCGCGGCGTCGAAGTCTTCCTCAATTTCATCCCGGCCGCTTCCGTCGAAGCCATCCGCTTGGGCAATGCCGAGTTGGGCGCAGTCAAAAGCAACCAGGGAATCATTTTCGACCAGTTGCTCGATTCCAGTCCTCTCCTGCTCACCGGAAACACCGACACCGTCTACTGCCTTGTGACGCTGGACCTTAAGGCCGACGGGCCGACCGTTGTCGAGGTGCCGCCGGGCACCGGCCCGGGCACGGTCGACGATGCGTTCTTTCGCTTCGTCGTTGACATGGGTGCTCCGGGTCCGGACCGGGGCCAAGGCGGAAAATATCTGATTGTTCCTTCCAGCTATAAGGGTGAGCTACCAAAGGACAAGAAGGATGGCGGCGATTACTTCATCGCGCACTCTCCGTCGAACGTGAACTTGCTGGTGTTGCGCGGCTTCCTCGTGGACGGCAAGCCAGATGCGGCGTCGAAACTGTTCCGCGAGGGATTGAAGGTTTACTCGCTGAGCAAGGCGAGCAATCCACCGAAGATGGAGTTCTTCAATGCGTCGAAGGTGCCTTACAACACCGTTCATGCTAATAATTTCGAATTCTTTCAGGAAGTCGACCACGTCATTCAGAATGAGCCGATGGAGCTGTTCGATCCCGAGCTTCGCGGAATCGCGGCTTCCATCGGCATCCGCAAGGGTCAGAAATTTGCCCCCGATGCGCGCATGAAGGCGACACTGACCGAATCCGTCGCCGTGGCAAACGCCACCGCGCGGTCGATCGGATTCCGCAATCGCGATCCGCGCTCGGCTATTTATCCGAACAGCCAGTGGAAGAGCGGTTTCGTTGGCAGCGATTACCGCTGGATGGATATCGACGGCGTATCCGGGCGCAATCACGATGCACGGACAAATTTCTTCTATCTTGCGACCGTCAATACGCCGGCGATGGCTGCCAAGATTATCGGCCGCGGCTCGCAGTATGCGATGACCTACGTCGATGCCGCAGGCAACCCGTTCGACGGGGCGAAGACCTACAAGGTGAATATCCCGAAGAATGTGCCAGCGCAGGACTTCTGGTCGGTGGTACTCTACGATCCGCAGACGCGCTCCGAGTTGCAGACTTCGCAGCCATTCCCGAGCAAGAATAACAAGCGTGATAAGATGGCGGTGAATGCCGACGGCTCCGTCGATCTTTATTTCAGCCCGAAGGCGCCCGCGGGCAAGGAAGCGAACTGGATTGCTTCGGTTCCTGGCAAAAGCTGGTTCACGATCTTCCGTCTTTACGGCCCTCTTGAGCCGTGGTTCGACAAGACCTGGCGACCCGGCGAAATCGAAGAGGTGAAGTAG
- a CDS encoding HdeA/HdeB family chaperone gives MIKKTLVLSSAIVALATPVYAQVELKTYADRNGFIDVQKLTCAQLANTFQEDADHLTTWYSGWYNGLAKKHMMNVGRAKALEHELIVHCKANPGKKIIEAIDVVFKVYRAENNIKLKQ, from the coding sequence ATGATCAAGAAAACACTGGTTCTGTCTTCGGCAATTGTCGCGCTCGCAACGCCTGTCTACGCGCAGGTTGAACTGAAAACCTATGCTGATCGCAACGGTTTCATCGACGTCCAGAAGCTGACCTGCGCCCAGCTGGCAAACACGTTTCAGGAAGACGCCGACCATCTGACCACCTGGTATAGCGGCTGGTACAACGGCCTCGCCAAGAAGCACATGATGAATGTCGGCCGGGCGAAAGCGCTGGAGCACGAACTTATCGTTCATTGCAAGGCGAATCCGGGCAAGAAAATCATCGAAGCCATCGACGTGGTTTTCAAGGTGTACAGAGCCGAGAACAACATCAAGCTCAAGCAGTAA
- a CDS encoding DUF992 domain-containing protein → MNPKALALCAALVALAGPASAQTPGWTQTGMLTCKLNPSIGFIIVGHQSMECRFVPSMPAPPQLYEGALNTVGIDIGVVGGGALAWGVLAPTAGVPAGALAGNYVGASGDVALGIGVGANVLVGGSNRSFALQPLSVEGSVALNVTLGLSALQLRWVP, encoded by the coding sequence ATGAATCCTAAGGCGTTGGCTCTTTGTGCAGCGTTGGTTGCGCTTGCCGGTCCTGCTTCAGCCCAGACGCCGGGATGGACCCAGACGGGTATGCTCACCTGCAAGCTTAACCCGAGCATTGGATTCATTATCGTTGGCCATCAGTCGATGGAGTGCCGCTTTGTGCCATCCATGCCTGCTCCCCCACAACTTTACGAAGGCGCCCTCAACACGGTGGGAATTGATATTGGGGTAGTCGGTGGCGGCGCTTTGGCGTGGGGCGTTCTGGCGCCTACCGCTGGCGTTCCTGCCGGCGCTCTGGCTGGCAACTATGTTGGTGCAAGCGGTGACGTGGCGTTGGGGATTGGTGTCGGGGCAAACGTTCTGGTCGGCGGATCAAATAGAAGCTTCGCGCTGCAGCCACTTTCCGTCGAGGGTTCGGTAGCGCTGAATGTCACGCTGGGCCTGTCAGCGCTTCAACTGCGATGGGTCCCTTGA
- a CDS encoding DUF1254 domain-containing protein, translating to MLTKRELLRSTAVIAAGAAIARPSLLMAQGYPGIIEAKDIAEAGFIYGLPIVMNYGIMYEYAVDRGSGQFKAPFNQIKNESNVYTYKDTAVVSPNSDTPYSVVWMDLRAEPMVLSVPAVDPKRYYSIQLIDGNTYNYGYIGRRATGNDAGDYMIVGPEWKGETPAGVKKVFRSSTQFSLALYRTQLFDPGDIGNVTKVQAGYKAQPLSAYRKQPAPTASPVVNFPKIDKELVKTNFFEYLDFCLQFAPALENEKDIRAKLARIGVGAGKTFNFKDLPLAHKAEILIGMKQGERKIDEAVDKAGVSANGWRISSLFGDAASFNGEWLKRAAGAKAGIYGNDSVEATYPLGKFDSEGKPLDGSQHNYMLTFPAGQLPPVNAFWSVTMYDGKTQLLIENPINRYLINSPMLPTMKKNADGSLTLYIQHKSPGADKESNWLPAPNGPIYTAMRLYWPKTEAPSILPVGKGTWQPPGIKRV from the coding sequence ATGTTGACGAAGCGAGAATTACTTCGCTCCACCGCGGTGATCGCCGCAGGCGCCGCGATTGCCAGGCCCAGCCTTCTGATGGCGCAGGGCTACCCCGGCATCATCGAGGCCAAGGACATCGCCGAAGCCGGATTCATCTACGGCCTGCCGATCGTGATGAACTACGGCATCATGTACGAATACGCCGTCGATCGCGGCTCCGGACAATTCAAGGCGCCGTTCAATCAGATCAAGAACGAGTCCAACGTTTACACCTATAAAGACACCGCCGTCGTTTCGCCGAACAGCGACACGCCTTATTCGGTTGTGTGGATGGACCTGAGAGCGGAACCAATGGTGCTTTCAGTTCCGGCTGTGGACCCAAAGCGCTACTATTCCATCCAGCTTATCGATGGCAACACATACAATTACGGATATATCGGCAGGCGCGCCACTGGGAACGATGCCGGCGACTATATGATTGTCGGGCCGGAGTGGAAGGGAGAAACTCCGGCGGGAGTCAAGAAGGTGTTCCGGTCGAGCACGCAGTTCTCTCTCGCACTCTACCGCACTCAGCTTTTCGATCCGGGCGACATTGGCAACGTGACGAAAGTGCAGGCTGGCTATAAGGCGCAGCCGCTTTCCGCCTATCGGAAGCAGCCGGCGCCAACCGCTTCGCCGGTCGTGAACTTTCCGAAGATCGACAAGGAACTCGTGAAGACGAACTTCTTCGAGTATCTCGATTTCTGCTTGCAGTTCGCGCCGGCGCTGGAGAACGAGAAGGATATTCGCGCGAAGCTTGCGCGCATTGGTGTGGGCGCAGGAAAGACCTTTAACTTCAAGGATCTCCCGCTTGCGCACAAGGCCGAGATTCTCATCGGAATGAAGCAAGGAGAACGAAAGATCGACGAGGCCGTCGACAAGGCGGGCGTGTCGGCCAACGGATGGCGGATCAGTTCTCTCTTTGGCGACGCTGCATCCTTCAATGGCGAATGGCTGAAACGCGCCGCGGGCGCCAAGGCGGGCATCTATGGAAACGATTCTGTGGAAGCGACCTATCCGCTCGGAAAATTCGATTCGGAAGGCAAGCCGCTCGACGGCAGCCAGCACAACTACATGCTGACCTTCCCGGCCGGCCAATTGCCGCCGGTCAACGCCTTCTGGTCGGTGACGATGTACGATGGCAAGACGCAGCTTTTGATCGAGAATCCGATCAACCGCTATCTGATCAATTCGCCGATGCTCCCGACCATGAAGAAGAACGCGGACGGGTCGCTGACGCTCTATATCCAGCACAAGTCGCCGGGGGCGGACAAGGAATCGAACTGGCTGCCGGCGCCGAACGGCCCGATTTACACAGCCATGCGACTTTATTGGCCGAAAACAGAAGCGCCTTCAATTCTACCGGTCGGCAAGGGTACCTGGCAGCCGCCTGGCATCAAACGGGTTTGA
- a CDS encoding HdeA/HdeB family chaperone has translation MRYRYLFAVATTIASPSALAQTPLSAYVDSNGFIDVQKLTCAQLAGTYQEDADALTAWYSGWYNGLAKKHHMDLRKGKIAEHEVIQYCKANPDKLIIEAIAVVFKDMRATLGIKMKP, from the coding sequence ATGCGGTATCGCTATCTTTTTGCGGTTGCTACGACAATTGCGAGCCCCAGCGCTCTCGCCCAGACGCCGCTTTCGGCCTATGTCGACAGCAACGGCTTCATTGATGTTCAAAAGCTGACATGCGCCCAACTTGCGGGTACTTACCAGGAAGACGCGGACGCCCTGACAGCCTGGTACAGTGGTTGGTACAACGGCTTGGCCAAGAAGCACCACATGGATCTCAGGAAGGGAAAGATAGCGGAGCATGAGGTGATCCAGTACTGCAAGGCAAATCCAGACAAGCTCATCATCGAAGCCATTGCTGTCGTGTTTAAGGACATGCGCGCGACGCTTGGCATCAAGATGAAGCCGTAG
- a CDS encoding DUF2092 domain-containing protein, with product MKRMKEAARGAANCALRRPGIVAGALLVMLSISSAGAQGNDADKLLKAMSDYVASQKAISVTFDSDVEVITSNLQKIQFTSSGQVQLSRPDKLRATRTGGYRDIEIVFDGKTFSINNKDNKEYTQVDAPGTADQLIDVLRERHGVTAPGADLLLSNVFDVMMADVIDGAVIGKGVIDGVECDHLAFRNVDTDWQIWIESGARPIPRKYVITSKAVAEAPQYTLRIKDWKNDVPADAFVFKPDQSAKKIAINELSDIDEVPQGITQAGARK from the coding sequence ATGAAGCGAATGAAAGAGGCCGCGAGGGGAGCAGCGAATTGTGCGCTGCGGCGGCCGGGGATCGTGGCAGGCGCGCTGCTGGTTATGTTGTCGATATCTTCAGCCGGTGCCCAGGGCAACGACGCCGACAAGCTGCTCAAGGCGATGTCCGACTATGTGGCCAGTCAAAAGGCGATTTCGGTCACATTCGATTCCGATGTCGAAGTGATCACGTCCAACTTGCAGAAAATCCAGTTCACCAGCTCAGGCCAGGTCCAGTTGAGCCGGCCGGACAAGCTGCGCGCCACGCGCACGGGCGGGTACCGGGACATCGAGATCGTGTTCGATGGCAAGACGTTCAGCATCAACAACAAGGACAACAAGGAATACACGCAGGTCGACGCGCCGGGTACGGCTGATCAGCTGATCGACGTGCTGCGTGAAAGGCATGGGGTTACGGCGCCGGGCGCCGATCTTCTGCTGTCGAATGTCTTCGACGTCATGATGGCGGATGTCATCGACGGCGCTGTGATCGGCAAGGGCGTCATCGATGGCGTCGAGTGCGATCATCTGGCGTTCCGCAATGTCGATACCGACTGGCAGATCTGGATCGAGTCGGGAGCCCGGCCGATCCCGCGCAAGTATGTGATCACCAGCAAGGCGGTCGCCGAAGCGCCGCAATACACCCTGCGCATCAAGGATTGGAAGAACGATGTGCCGGCCGACGCATTCGTGTTCAAGCCCGATCAGTCAGCCAAGAAGATCGCAATCAACGAACTTTCGGACATCGACGAAGTGCCGCAGGGCATCACGCAGGCAGGAGCAAGGAAATGA
- a CDS encoding alpha/beta hydrolase family protein, with amino-acid sequence MTTRFLFDGPEDAGTTILLAHGAGGAMDSVSMTASAKALAEAGFRVARFEFDYMAARRISASRKPPPRADRLNPEYIAAIDALNLKGPLIIGGKSMGGRVASMVADELYASRRIAGLLCLGYPFHPPEKPKQLRTEHLAELETPTLIVQGTRDVFGSREEVSSYALSKAIEILWLEDGDHDLKPRKSISGFSAADHLKTVGEAVSSWADRIVR; translated from the coding sequence ATGACAACGAGATTTCTATTCGACGGACCCGAAGACGCCGGGACGACGATTCTTCTGGCGCATGGTGCCGGCGGGGCGATGGATTCCGTGTCGATGACAGCGAGTGCGAAAGCGCTTGCGGAAGCCGGTTTCCGCGTCGCTCGCTTCGAGTTTGACTACATGGCCGCGCGCCGGATATCGGCCTCCCGAAAGCCGCCGCCGCGTGCGGACCGGCTGAACCCGGAATACATCGCCGCGATTGATGCGCTGAACCTCAAAGGGCCGCTCATCATCGGCGGAAAATCGATGGGCGGGCGCGTCGCGAGCATGGTCGCCGACGAGTTGTATGCATCCCGGCGAATCGCGGGGCTTCTCTGTCTTGGCTATCCTTTCCATCCGCCGGAGAAGCCCAAGCAGTTGCGCACCGAGCATCTTGCAGAACTCGAAACGCCAACGCTCATCGTGCAAGGGACACGAGATGTGTTTGGCTCGAGGGAAGAGGTTTCATCGTACGCGCTGTCGAAGGCGATTGAAATTCTCTGGCTGGAGGATGGCGATCACGATCTCAAGCCGCGGAAAAGCATATCCGGGTTCTCGGCGGCTGATCATTTGAAGACAGTTGGAGAGGCCGTCTCATCCTGGGCCGACAGGATCGTTCGCTAG
- a CDS encoding outer membrane protein, giving the protein MKKLIIGAAFAAVSSVCAFAADLPTQAYKGAPVVAQVYNWTGLYVGVNGGYGWGTQDPLTLFSNRFDRSSFNVSGGMFGGTVGAQIQQGYVVLGLEGDLDWANIKGNGISNPAIAGIGQGITLNIASNISAVGTARARVGVAMNNTLFYVTGGAAFVKSSVNGTSIAGAPCGTLGVFPNCAASAWHPGIAAGVGMEYGFTPNWSVKGEYLYTQVIGTGASTDKLNTFRGGINYRF; this is encoded by the coding sequence ATGAAGAAACTTATCATTGGGGCGGCATTTGCTGCCGTCAGTTCTGTCTGCGCCTTTGCCGCAGACCTTCCCACGCAAGCCTATAAGGGGGCACCCGTGGTGGCCCAAGTCTATAATTGGACCGGCCTTTATGTCGGTGTAAACGGCGGTTACGGCTGGGGCACGCAAGATCCGTTGACGCTCTTCTCTAACAGGTTCGACCGTAGCAGCTTCAATGTCAGTGGCGGGATGTTCGGCGGCACCGTGGGTGCCCAAATCCAGCAGGGATATGTGGTGCTCGGCCTTGAGGGCGATCTTGATTGGGCTAACATCAAGGGCAACGGCATCTCAAATCCGGCTATCGCTGGCATCGGGCAGGGTATTACGCTCAATATCGCATCCAACATCAGCGCCGTTGGAACGGCAAGAGCACGCGTCGGCGTCGCTATGAATAATACGCTGTTCTACGTGACCGGCGGTGCGGCATTTGTGAAATCGAGCGTCAATGGCACCTCAATTGCTGGCGCGCCGTGCGGTACACTCGGTGTGTTCCCGAATTGCGCAGCCTCCGCCTGGCACCCTGGAATCGCTGCAGGCGTGGGCATGGAATATGGCTTCACACCTAACTGGTCCGTGAAGGGTGAATATCTTTACACGCAGGTGATCGGTACAGGCGCAAGCACTGACAAGCTCAACACCTTCCGTGGCGGCATCAATTATCGATTTTGA
- a CDS encoding DUF992 domain-containing protein, producing the protein MSQRTRLAACLLFASTVVALSAAIPASAQSHSIRQGVLTCRTSASVGLVVGSRQRLRCQFRSASGRIQNYTGTIGRLGLDLGITAGGVMTWAVLASTANIPTGALAGEFVGASGDISVGLGVGANVLVGGTRKSVSLQPLSIEGQVGANLALGVARMRLTPVT; encoded by the coding sequence ATGTCCCAGAGAACGCGCCTAGCCGCTTGCCTTCTGTTTGCTTCGACCGTTGTGGCCTTGAGCGCTGCGATACCGGCCTCGGCGCAAAGCCACTCGATCCGTCAGGGCGTGCTGACCTGCCGCACATCCGCGAGCGTCGGACTGGTCGTCGGCTCGCGTCAGCGACTGCGTTGCCAGTTTAGATCGGCAAGCGGACGAATCCAGAATTACACCGGCACGATTGGCCGCCTCGGTCTGGATCTCGGCATCACGGCAGGTGGCGTGATGACCTGGGCCGTCCTGGCGTCCACGGCCAACATTCCCACGGGCGCGCTTGCAGGGGAATTTGTCGGCGCAAGCGGTGACATCTCTGTCGGTTTGGGCGTCGGTGCGAATGTGCTTGTCGGCGGCACACGCAAATCCGTCTCGCTGCAGCCGCTGTCCATAGAGGGGCAGGTCGGCGCCAACCTCGCACTCGGCGTTGCACGAATGAGACTCACGCCGGTCACCTGA